From a region of the Chitinophaga caseinilytica genome:
- a CDS encoding helix-hairpin-helix domain-containing protein, with product MQGYACQEEPQNVEEWQEQQAGSAPEEMRENDEQWTLLQRYLRRPLNLNTATAEELQELGILLPEQVSQLLEHRKTLGPLIAIYELQAIKGFDMPTIRRLLPYVSAGNAFIEQIPFRNYWTEGKHSLQLRYARTWDGPGRSLFPTAEKPPAYIGGPDKLTLRYRYSMGRHMGWGLVLEKDAGESWLRKSAVPLPDHVGFHWVVRRPGLLKTLVLGDYTINFGQGLIQWHGMAPGKGSSVLYFKREGETLRPYAGAGEFYFYRGVASTLVLRKSEITSWLSARALDGRVKPSEADTTETFGSILSAGYHRSISELEARGEIRQFTVGASWKRRWRAGHVAFNAQGQHFSVPLQRGDDGYRLFRFQGDRLLEASVDHAFNWRNVHFFGEAARGSTGHWAMTQGWLAALSSAADAGMVWRTGAPGFVGMYGAPFGTTGLAGNEQGCYGALQWRVHPALVAAGYVDVFGFPWLRYRVSAPSKGTDALISLQWNPSRHAMVQATYRYTEKMQDVQLEGAMEKVLMQQRGHQVQMRCEFPLSPVLTWRARAQCQLLAPSGTWIAMQQWNWRSGKWKGSCSHAWYDGGAGLGMYLSGLGFPGDGTVARFSGIGWYLRCQAQRNFGDRWSAWCSWQFSRSRAPVQTLSEWRKGALIEGRSTVQLQVQYEWGRHE from the coding sequence ATGCAAGGATATGCCTGCCAGGAGGAGCCTCAGAACGTCGAAGAGTGGCAGGAACAACAAGCCGGATCGGCTCCTGAAGAAATGCGGGAGAACGATGAGCAATGGACATTGCTGCAACGCTATCTCCGCCGACCGCTGAACCTGAACACAGCCACGGCAGAGGAGCTCCAGGAGTTGGGGATTTTGCTGCCGGAGCAAGTCTCCCAGCTATTGGAACACCGGAAAACACTCGGCCCCCTTATCGCGATATATGAATTGCAGGCGATAAAAGGGTTCGACATGCCGACCATCCGGCGATTACTACCTTACGTCTCCGCAGGAAACGCTTTTATTGAGCAGATTCCCTTCCGTAACTACTGGACCGAAGGCAAACACTCCCTGCAATTACGTTATGCCAGAACCTGGGACGGGCCCGGCAGATCGCTGTTCCCTACCGCCGAAAAACCGCCGGCGTATATCGGCGGCCCCGATAAACTGACCTTGCGGTACCGTTATTCAATGGGCCGACACATGGGCTGGGGCCTCGTGCTGGAGAAGGATGCAGGCGAGTCCTGGTTGCGGAAAAGCGCAGTCCCACTGCCGGACCACGTTGGGTTTCATTGGGTGGTAAGGCGCCCCGGACTTTTGAAAACGCTGGTGTTGGGAGATTATACCATCAATTTCGGGCAAGGGCTCATACAATGGCATGGAATGGCGCCTGGCAAAGGTTCCTCCGTCCTATACTTCAAAAGGGAAGGAGAGACTTTGCGACCGTATGCAGGCGCGGGGGAGTTTTACTTCTACCGAGGCGTTGCGTCAACATTGGTTTTGCGCAAATCTGAAATCACCTCCTGGTTATCCGCCCGCGCCCTCGACGGAAGAGTGAAACCTTCGGAAGCGGATACCACTGAAACTTTCGGTTCGATCCTTTCCGCAGGGTACCATCGAAGCATATCGGAACTGGAGGCCCGGGGGGAAATCAGACAATTTACAGTCGGCGCAAGCTGGAAGCGGCGCTGGCGGGCGGGACATGTGGCGTTCAATGCACAGGGCCAACATTTCTCCGTTCCGCTGCAAAGGGGCGATGATGGGTACCGGCTGTTCCGATTCCAGGGAGATCGCTTGCTCGAAGCCAGTGTCGATCATGCATTTAACTGGAGGAATGTCCATTTTTTCGGTGAAGCGGCGCGGGGTAGCACGGGGCATTGGGCCATGACGCAAGGCTGGCTGGCAGCATTATCATCCGCGGCGGATGCGGGTATGGTCTGGCGCACCGGAGCTCCGGGGTTCGTAGGTATGTACGGTGCGCCGTTCGGAACTACAGGTTTAGCGGGGAACGAACAAGGCTGCTATGGCGCCCTGCAATGGCGGGTACATCCCGCATTAGTGGCCGCGGGGTATGTGGATGTGTTTGGTTTTCCGTGGTTGCGCTACCGGGTAAGTGCTCCCTCCAAAGGGACGGATGCCCTGATTTCCCTGCAGTGGAATCCATCGCGGCACGCTATGGTGCAGGCCACCTATCGTTATACGGAAAAAATGCAGGATGTGCAGCTGGAGGGCGCCATGGAAAAGGTCCTCATGCAGCAACGTGGGCACCAGGTGCAGATGCGTTGTGAATTTCCGTTATCGCCGGTCTTGACCTGGCGGGCAAGGGCGCAATGCCAGCTGCTGGCGCCATCCGGTACCTGGATCGCCATGCAGCAATGGAACTGGCGGTCGGGGAAATGGAAGGGGAGTTGCAGTCATGCCTGGTACGACGGCGGCGCGGGATTGGGCATGTACTTGTCTGGGCTGGGGTTTCCGGGAGATGGGACGGTTGCGCGTTTCAGCGGAATTGGCTGGTATTTGCGATGTCAGGCGCAACGCAACTTCGGCGATCGTTGGAGCGCATGGTGCAGTTGGCAATTCTCACGGAGCAGGGCACCCGTCCAGACCCTTTCAGAATGGCGGAAAGGTGCGCTGATAGAGGGGAGGAGCACTGTGCAGCTGCAGGTACAGTACGAATGGGGGCGGCACGAATGA
- a CDS encoding SusC/RagA family TonB-linked outer membrane protein → MKKALLFLATAVVSSSLAYAQQRQITGKVRGDDGAPIPFATIQIKGTTTGTTTDQAGNFQLNIPGSNTVLIVRSLGYLNREIPAGTSTTLDVVLQTDNTNLDEVVVTALNIKRSQKSVPYAVQQVDAARLTQTRETNISSTLAGKVAGVQIQGQSGAKIGQGAVVRLRGAGSLSDKNPLFVLDGTPVSPDDINMDDVENISVLKGPNATALYGQRADAGVVVVTSKKGRLNPGIGLQLNQTTTFDKVYILPDYQNEYAGGGVSNLMRFKWQAGMPDDWKTMDGKFYHDYSDDASWGPRMVGQEYIPWYAWYPGANFGKTAKLVAQPDNVRDFYRTGISYNNNVNFMKAGEGYNVRVSFTNLQRTGVIPNSSLDKNSFSTQANFDMGRHFTVGANVYYVTENLKGEFNDGYSNNSSGSFNQWFHRDLDLGKLKELRGLKSPQGALGSWNHNNPDSYSGANPLKFYGANFWYNFFSYFDAIDNFSQRNRVFGDINLTYKLNDHFKVAAFFRRNELNVNREEKTPYILESSATQTGVKQGYFTRQDWVREDNYEGLASYNNQFFDRALSVDFNLGGNIRKNSSSFISASTVNGLTVPDLFTLSNSKDPITYSNDRFNKTVRSAYARTTLGWKDIYFLDASIRNDISSALPKNNNSYWYPSVGASIMFSEYLKKSIPFLSFGKLRAGWAQIGSDLDPYQLELIYSLEPTQFGKNSPMFTRNTLPNDGIMPSLSSSMELGTDLKFLQNRLGVSFTYYREDKRNEILTVNVSNASGFLSKVINAGSLVRNGIELQLDATPVKTLDFNWETTINFAKSKSVVKRLTDDVKTYTLPNTDRGGAAVSFGVATVVHAEGEDWGQLRGNGIKRINGQPVLNADGTFAMEQNLYFGSVLPDFMGGWFNQFTYKDITLTAALDFQKGGKYFSLSDFWGSFSGLYAKTAVLNDKGIPVRDPVADGGGVMVEGVDADGKAVKKYVEAQTYWHQFRTNSNIADMSIFDASFLKLREVSLGYNLPVKKWAPKVFTQANISLVARNVWLIYADEKGFDPSELSGRFGENGQMPGVRSFGVNLKLGF, encoded by the coding sequence ATGAAAAAGGCTCTACTTTTTCTCGCCACTGCCGTGGTGAGCAGTAGTCTGGCTTATGCTCAACAGCGCCAGATTACAGGGAAGGTCAGAGGAGACGATGGAGCTCCCATCCCCTTCGCCACCATCCAGATAAAAGGCACCACCACAGGCACCACCACCGACCAGGCCGGCAACTTCCAGCTCAATATCCCCGGCAGCAACACGGTCCTCATCGTCCGGAGCCTGGGATACCTCAACCGGGAAATCCCCGCCGGCACCAGCACCACCCTGGATGTCGTACTTCAAACCGACAACACCAACCTCGATGAAGTAGTGGTAACCGCCCTCAACATCAAACGCTCCCAGAAATCCGTCCCCTACGCCGTTCAGCAAGTGGATGCCGCCAGGCTCACCCAAACCCGGGAAACCAACATCAGCTCCACGCTCGCCGGTAAAGTAGCGGGCGTCCAGATCCAGGGACAGTCAGGCGCCAAAATCGGCCAGGGCGCCGTTGTCCGCCTCCGCGGCGCAGGCTCCCTCTCAGATAAAAACCCGCTCTTCGTCCTCGATGGAACGCCCGTCAGTCCAGACGATATCAACATGGACGACGTTGAGAACATCTCCGTCCTCAAAGGCCCCAACGCCACCGCGCTCTACGGCCAACGCGCAGACGCCGGCGTGGTAGTGGTCACCTCCAAAAAGGGCCGCCTCAACCCAGGCATCGGGCTCCAACTCAACCAAACCACCACCTTCGACAAAGTTTACATCCTCCCCGACTATCAAAACGAATACGCCGGCGGCGGCGTCAGCAACCTCATGCGCTTCAAATGGCAAGCCGGCATGCCCGACGATTGGAAAACGATGGACGGGAAATTCTATCACGACTATTCCGACGACGCCAGCTGGGGCCCCCGCATGGTAGGCCAGGAATACATCCCCTGGTACGCCTGGTACCCGGGCGCCAACTTCGGAAAAACCGCAAAACTCGTTGCGCAACCCGATAATGTGCGCGACTTCTACCGCACCGGCATTTCATACAACAATAACGTCAACTTCATGAAAGCAGGAGAAGGGTACAACGTCCGCGTGTCTTTCACCAACCTGCAACGGACCGGCGTGATCCCCAACTCCAGCCTCGATAAAAACTCCTTCTCCACCCAGGCCAACTTCGACATGGGCCGCCACTTCACCGTAGGTGCCAACGTGTATTACGTTACCGAAAACCTGAAAGGTGAATTCAACGACGGCTATTCCAACAACTCGTCCGGTTCGTTCAACCAATGGTTCCACCGCGATCTCGACCTCGGCAAACTCAAGGAACTTCGTGGCCTGAAATCCCCACAGGGCGCCCTCGGCAGCTGGAACCACAACAACCCTGACAGCTACAGCGGCGCCAATCCGCTCAAATTCTACGGCGCCAACTTCTGGTACAACTTCTTCTCCTACTTCGATGCGATCGATAACTTCTCGCAACGCAATCGCGTTTTCGGCGATATCAACCTCACCTACAAACTGAACGATCATTTCAAGGTCGCCGCATTTTTCAGGAGAAACGAACTGAACGTCAACCGCGAAGAAAAAACACCCTACATCCTCGAAAGCAGCGCCACGCAAACCGGCGTGAAACAAGGGTATTTTACCCGCCAGGATTGGGTGCGCGAAGATAACTATGAAGGGCTCGCATCCTACAACAACCAGTTCTTCGACCGCGCGCTGAGCGTCGATTTCAACCTCGGCGGCAACATCCGGAAAAACAGCTCGTCGTTCATCAGCGCATCCACCGTCAACGGTTTGACCGTGCCCGACCTGTTTACGCTGTCGAATTCGAAAGACCCGATCACCTATTCCAACGACCGTTTCAATAAAACCGTTCGCAGCGCCTATGCCAGGACCACGCTCGGCTGGAAAGACATTTACTTCCTCGACGCGTCTATCCGCAACGACATCAGTTCCGCGCTTCCCAAAAACAATAATTCCTACTGGTACCCTTCCGTTGGCGCCAGCATCATGTTCAGCGAATACCTGAAAAAATCGATTCCCTTCCTGTCGTTCGGTAAACTCCGCGCGGGATGGGCCCAAATCGGTTCCGACCTCGATCCGTATCAACTCGAGCTCATCTATTCGCTGGAGCCGACGCAGTTCGGCAAGAACTCGCCGATGTTCACCCGTAACACCCTGCCTAACGACGGCATCATGCCCTCACTTTCTTCTTCGATGGAATTGGGGACGGATTTGAAATTCCTGCAAAACAGGCTGGGCGTGAGTTTCACGTACTATCGCGAAGACAAGCGCAACGAAATACTCACCGTAAACGTGTCTAACGCCAGCGGCTTCCTTTCCAAAGTGATCAACGCGGGTAGCCTGGTCCGTAACGGCATCGAGCTGCAACTGGACGCAACGCCGGTAAAAACGCTGGATTTTAACTGGGAAACCACGATCAACTTCGCAAAGAGCAAATCTGTCGTGAAAAGACTTACCGACGATGTGAAAACCTATACCCTGCCCAATACGGACCGTGGCGGTGCGGCGGTTTCTTTCGGCGTGGCCACCGTGGTGCATGCGGAAGGGGAAGACTGGGGCCAGCTGCGCGGGAACGGGATCAAACGCATCAACGGCCAACCCGTTCTGAATGCAGATGGTACTTTTGCCATGGAACAAAACCTCTACTTCGGTTCGGTGCTTCCGGATTTTATGGGAGGATGGTTTAACCAGTTCACCTACAAAGACATCACGCTGACCGCAGCGCTCGATTTCCAGAAAGGCGGAAAATATTTTTCCCTGTCTGATTTCTGGGGATCATTCTCCGGATTGTATGCCAAAACCGCCGTCCTCAATGATAAAGGTATTCCTGTCCGCGATCCCGTTGCCGATGGTGGCGGTGTAATGGTGGAAGGGGTGGACGCAGACGGCAAAGCCGTGAAGAAATACGTGGAAGCACAGACATATTGGCACCAGTTCCGTACCAACAGCAACATCGCGGATATGTCCATTTTCGACGCATCGTTCTTAAAACTGCGCGAAGTGAGCCTCGGCTACAATCTGCCGGTGAAGAAATGGGCGCCCAAAGTATTCACGCAGGCCAACATTTCACTGGTTGCCAGGAACGTGTGGCTGATTTATGCTGACGAAAAAGGATTCGATCCCTCCGAGCTGTCGGGCCGTTTCGGTGAAAACGGACAAATGCCCGGGGTACGGTCTTTCGGTGTTAACCTGAAACTTGGTTTCTAA
- a CDS encoding SusD/RagB family nutrient-binding outer membrane lipoprotein: protein MKRHFNKISICLLLSVLFSAESCKDFGDLNESPNASASPVTSALLTGAEVYLGSGNSMTVNYAFDVRFLNEGAMYVQYTSQTQYPDESQYSVTARGWSQYFAGPLEDLHKIIEYNTDETKKNQPTVTSGGSNANQLAVARILKAYYFAQLTDMWGDVPYKEALAGMVTPKYDTQKDIYTDLLKELKEAIGQFDGGAAVKGDILFEGDPVKWKRFANSFRMILALRLSKRDGEIGNLGKTAFAEALASPAGLIDQNSENAFMPWPGGSYKNPWYQMYDGRTDYAISATLADTLKKYGDPRVSVYGEPHSGVVKGVPYGLTRELLITWSANNPDASKIGPDITDEKAPDYIITAAQILLSRAEAAQLGWTAENAQQLYNDAIKASWEQWGVFDQTAYDGYIADAKVSFAGGEVLRKIGTQKWIALYPNSWQGWAEWRRMGWPFIKPTAHAVNVSKQIPRRYGYPTNEITLNKANYGEAVSRMQGGDTHDGRVWWDKQ, encoded by the coding sequence ATGAAAAGACATTTCAATAAAATATCCATCTGCCTGCTGCTTTCGGTGTTGTTTTCTGCGGAAAGCTGCAAGGATTTCGGTGATTTGAACGAATCGCCCAACGCAAGCGCATCGCCCGTAACGTCTGCATTGCTGACGGGCGCGGAAGTGTATCTCGGCAGCGGCAATTCCATGACGGTAAACTATGCGTTCGACGTGCGTTTCCTCAACGAAGGCGCCATGTACGTGCAATATACTTCCCAAACCCAGTACCCGGACGAATCTCAGTATTCCGTGACGGCAAGGGGATGGTCGCAGTACTTCGCCGGTCCGCTGGAAGATCTGCACAAGATCATCGAATACAATACCGACGAAACGAAGAAAAACCAGCCTACGGTTACTTCCGGCGGTTCCAATGCAAACCAGCTGGCAGTGGCCCGCATCCTCAAGGCATATTATTTCGCGCAACTGACCGATATGTGGGGCGATGTGCCTTACAAGGAGGCGCTCGCCGGAATGGTAACGCCCAAATACGATACGCAGAAAGATATTTATACCGATCTGTTGAAGGAACTGAAGGAAGCGATCGGTCAGTTTGACGGCGGTGCCGCCGTGAAGGGCGATATTCTCTTCGAAGGCGATCCCGTGAAATGGAAGCGCTTCGCTAATTCCTTCCGCATGATCCTGGCATTGCGCCTTTCCAAGCGCGACGGTGAGATCGGCAATCTCGGGAAAACCGCTTTCGCCGAGGCGCTCGCCAGTCCGGCCGGCCTCATCGACCAGAACAGTGAGAATGCGTTCATGCCCTGGCCCGGAGGTTCTTATAAAAACCCCTGGTACCAGATGTACGACGGCCGTACCGACTACGCCATCAGCGCCACCCTGGCCGATACCCTGAAAAAATACGGTGATCCCCGCGTGTCCGTGTACGGCGAGCCGCACAGTGGTGTGGTAAAAGGTGTGCCCTACGGCCTTACCCGCGAGCTGCTCATCACCTGGTCTGCCAACAACCCCGACGCGTCCAAGATCGGGCCGGACATAACCGACGAAAAAGCACCTGACTATATCATCACCGCAGCGCAAATCCTGCTGTCGCGCGCGGAAGCCGCACAACTCGGCTGGACGGCCGAAAATGCGCAGCAGTTGTACAACGATGCCATCAAAGCGTCGTGGGAGCAATGGGGTGTTTTCGATCAAACCGCTTACGACGGCTACATCGCCGATGCAAAAGTTTCATTTGCCGGTGGGGAAGTGCTGCGGAAGATCGGTACCCAGAAGTGGATTGCGCTCTATCCCAATTCCTGGCAGGGTTGGGCGGAATGGCGCAGGATGGGCTGGCCCTTCATCAAGCCTACGGCGCATGCGGTGAACGTGAGCAAACAAATCCCCCGCCGGTATGGCTACCCCACCAACGAAATCACCCTGAACAAGGCGAACTACGGCGAAGCCGTGTCGCGGATGCAGGGCGGAGATACGCACGATGGCCGCGTTTGGTGGGATAAACAATAA
- a CDS encoding BT_3044 domain-containing protein, with amino-acid sequence MFTIQLFRNILLCSGAVLLAAGCQKESDGLGGAGQTLVRLPGSQDTLMVFGVDYKATSQSVNILEINRSPHNEGVFNGETIVKIKPDASLITKINNSREKDFEPLPANAWSLDASVKLVNGFYEVRFGPGEIAQYIKINLNTSLLDLTKSYAMPFVLTEAVNGVVSKGPNTALVQVIIKNQWDGKYAASGTFYHPVNGPRAIDEDKDLVTAGPNSVICNLGDLGTSGYQMILTINADNSVTIVPAGATPNVDMNYGVNKYDPATKAFTLNYAYNTAAPRIVRETITRK; translated from the coding sequence ATGTTCACTATACAGCTTTTCAGAAATATACTGCTCTGCAGCGGCGCAGTGCTGCTCGCGGCGGGATGCCAGAAAGAAAGCGATGGACTGGGAGGCGCGGGCCAGACGCTCGTCCGCCTGCCGGGTTCGCAAGATACCCTGATGGTTTTTGGGGTGGATTACAAAGCCACTTCCCAATCGGTCAACATCCTGGAAATTAACCGTTCTCCGCACAATGAAGGTGTTTTTAACGGGGAAACGATCGTGAAGATCAAGCCAGACGCCAGTCTGATCACCAAAATCAATAATAGCCGTGAAAAGGATTTCGAACCCCTTCCCGCCAACGCCTGGAGCCTCGACGCTTCCGTGAAACTGGTGAACGGGTTCTATGAAGTGCGTTTCGGGCCCGGGGAAATTGCGCAGTATATCAAGATAAATTTAAATACCAGTCTGTTGGATCTCACCAAGTCGTACGCGATGCCTTTCGTGCTGACGGAAGCCGTGAACGGCGTGGTTTCCAAAGGCCCGAACACCGCGCTGGTGCAGGTGATCATCAAAAACCAGTGGGACGGGAAGTACGCTGCCAGCGGCACTTTCTATCACCCGGTGAACGGTCCCCGGGCGATCGATGAGGATAAAGACCTCGTAACGGCAGGCCCGAATTCGGTCATTTGCAACCTCGGCGACCTGGGAACGAGCGGTTACCAAATGATATTGACGATCAACGCGGATAATTCCGTTACCATCGTACCCGCCGGGGCTACGCCCAACGTGGATATGAACTATGGAGTCAATAAGTATGACCCTGCCACTAAGGCTTTTACGCTGAATTATGCCTATAATACGGCGGCTCCCCGCATCGTCCGGGAAACGATCACCCGCAAATAA
- a CDS encoding DUF3467 domain-containing protein: MENQDEQQQLNIELSEEVADGTYANLAIITHSPSEFVVDFINVMPGLPKARVKSRIILTPQHAKRLMKALADNVKKYESAHGTIQDQEPVSLPMNFGGPTAQA; the protein is encoded by the coding sequence ATGGAAAATCAAGACGAGCAGCAACAGCTGAACATTGAACTGAGCGAGGAAGTAGCAGACGGAACGTATGCCAACCTGGCGATCATCACGCATTCTCCGTCAGAGTTTGTAGTGGATTTTATCAACGTGATGCCCGGTTTGCCGAAAGCCCGGGTGAAGTCAAGGATCATTTTGACGCCACAGCACGCCAAGCGCCTCATGAAAGCACTGGCAGACAATGTAAAGAAATATGAATCCGCCCATGGTACGATCCAGGACCAGGAGCCGGTTTCCTTACCGATGAACTTCGGCGGCCCCACCGCCCAGGCATAA